The segment GCTGGAGGGCAACTCCGACCATCCGGCCTGCCGGGGTGCGGCCAGCGCGATCACCCAGGCGGCGATCCTCCAGCTGTACGACCCGGACCGCTCGCAGGCGCCCCGCTACAAGGGCCGTGACGCGTCCTGGGAGGCCTTTCTCGGCGAGGCCGCCGGCTGGCGTGAACGTTGGGATGCCAGCGCCGGCCAGGGCCTGCACCTGCTGCTCGGCGCCAGCAGCTCGCCGACCCTGGCGCGCGAGCTGGAGCGCTGGCTCGCGCGCTGGCCACAGGCACGGCTGTATCGCTTCGAGCCCTACGAGGGGCGCCATTACGCCGCCGCCGAGCAGGCCTTCGGCCGGCCGCTGGAGCGCCACCTGCACCTGGAAAAGGCTGAACTGCTGCTGTGTTTCGAGGACGACCTGCTCGGCAGCGGCCCGCAGCAGGTGCTGCACGCCAGCCGCTGGGGTGAGCGCCGTCGCGCGGCCGCCGAAGGCCGCGGCCAGGCCCTGCTGATCGCCGTTGAAAGCTGCCCCAGCCTGACCGGCGCCAAGGCCAGCGAGCGGCGCATCGCCAATGGCGCCGAACAGAACCGCCTGCTGCGCGCATTGCTCGCCGAGATCGACGATGGCCCGGCGCCGGAGCTGGCCGCCGACGAGCAGCACTGGGTCCGGCGGATGGCTGCCGCGCTACGCGCGCATGCCGGGCGTTGCCTGGTCAGCGCCGGTGCACGCAGCGATGCCGCGCCCCAGGCCGCCGTCTACCGGCTCAACGATCGGCTGGGCAACCTCGGCCACACCCTGAGCTTCAGCGCGCCGCTGCAACAGCTCGAGATTGGCGGCCAGCCGCTCGGCGACCTCGGGCAGTTATGCGCGGCGCTCAGCGCCGGTGAAGTCCAGAGCCTGCTTGCCCTGGACTGCAACCCGGCTTACCAGGCGCCTGCCGAGGCCGCCTTCGCGGCCGCGCTGGAAGCACTGCCCTGGTGCCTGCATGCCGGCCAGTACTACGACGAAACGGCCTCGCACAGCCATTGGCACCTGCCGCTCAGCCACCCGCTGGAAGCCTGGCACGACGGCCTCGCCGCCGACGGCACGCCCTGCCTCGGGCAGCCACTGATCGAACCGCTGCATGCCACGCGCAGCGCCAGCGAATTGCTCGCGCTGCTGCGCGGCGAGCCGACGGCGGACAGCCATGCCCAGCTGCGCGAAACCTGGCAGTCACTCGACGAAGCGGCCTGGCGCGCGGCGCTCGAACGCGGCTTCATCGAGGGCCGTCAGCCGACGCCAGTGGCCGTCTCGGCTGCGCCCGTCGCCCTGCCGGCCGTCGAGGCGCCGGGCGGCTACGAGGTCCTTATCCGCCCCGACGAGGCGATCTGGGACGGCCGCTTCGCCAATCTCGGCTGGCTCCAGGAGTTGCCGCGGCCGCTGAGCAAGCTCACCTGGAGCAATGCGGTGGCGATCGCGCCGCGCCAGGCCGAACGCCTGGGTCTGCGCAATGGCGACCGGGTACGGGTCGAGGTCGACGGCGGAGCCATCGAAGGCGCGGTGATTCTCGCGCCCGGGCAGCACCCGGACGTGCTCGAAGTCCGTGCCGGCTACGGCCGCCGACGCATGGGCCGCGTGGCGGTGGGCCAGGGCTTCGATGTCACCCCGCTTCGCCGCCTCGCCGAACCCTGGCGGCGCGAAGGTGCGCGGCTCGCCCCGCTCGACGGCACGGTACCGCTGGCGATCACCCAGATGCACCACAGCATGAAGGCCGAACAGGCCCCGGCCCGCCGGCTGCCGCGCGAAGTCGCCAGGCAACCGGCCACGGCAGCGGAGCAGCCGTCCTTCTATCCGGCCACGCCGGCCGCGCCGCCGCCGGCTGGCGGCCCGCTCGGCGAACCCCGCTGGGGCATGCTGATCGACCTGGACCAGTGCATCGGCTGCAACGCCTGCGTGGTCGCCTGCCAGGCGGAGAACAACGTGCCGGTGGTCGGTGCCGAGCAGGTCGCCGCCGGTCGCGCCATGCACTGGCTGCGCGTGGACCACTACTACGAGGGCTCGCCGGAGGCGCCGCGTTCGAGCTTTCTGCCGGTGCCCTGCATGCACTGCGAACACGCGCCCTGCGAGATGGGCTGCCCGGTCAACGCCACGGTGCACGGCCCCGAAGGGCTCAACCAGATGGTCTACAACCGCTGCATCGGCACTCGCACCTGCGCCTCCTATTGCCCGTACAAGGTGCGGCGCTTCAACTGGTTCGACTGGACCGGCGACGACCCGCCGCTGCTGCAGGCGCAGCGCAACCCCAACGTCACGGTGCGCGGGCGCGGCGTGATGGAGAAATGCACCTATTGCGTGCAGCGCATCAGCGAGGCGCGCATCGATGCGCGCATGGGCGACCGGCCGATTGCCAGCCAGACACTGCAGACCGCCTGCCAGCAGACCTGCCCGACCCAGGCGATCGTCTTCGGCGATCTCTCACGTGCCGACAGCGGCCTGCACTACCAGCGCGAGACCCGGCGCCACTATGCGCTGCTCGAAGAGCTCAACACCCGGCCGCGCACCACCTACCTGGCGGCCCTCGAGGACGGCCTCCCCGCCGACGAGACACCGGAGGGCCGCAGCGATGGCTGACACGCCGCACTTCCTGCCACCGCAGCTGCCGCTCGGCGCGGTCTCCGAGCTGGCCATCGATACACCGCTGCACTTTCGCCATCGCGCCAGCTGGTGGGTCGCCTTCGCCATCGGCTGCGCCCTGCTCGGGCTGTTCTTTCTCGCAGTCGGCAACCTGCTGCTGCGCGGCGTCGGCATCTTCGGCAACAACAATTCGGTCAACTGGGGGCTGCCGATCCTCAACTACATGTGGTGGCTGGGCATCGGCCACGCCGGCACCTTCATCTCCGCCCTGCTGCTGCTGATCGACCGGCCCTGGCGCAATTCGCTCAACCGCCTGGCCGAACTGATGACGCTGCTGGCGGTGATCTGCGCCGGGATCTTTCCGATCCTGCACCTCGGACGGCCCTGGCTGTTCTACTGGAGCGCGCCCTACCCGGCGACGATGGACGTCTGGCCACAGTTCCGCAGCCCCACGGCCTGGGACTTCTTCGCCGTGCTGGCCTACCTCCTGTTCTCGCTGCTGTTTCTCTACGTCGGCGCGATCCCGGATTTCGCCTGCGCCCGCGACCGCGCCACCCGCCGCGTGCAGCAGGTGGTGTTCGGCCTGCTCGCGCTTGGCTGGCGCGGTGCCGGCAGCCACTGGGTGCGCTGGCGCCGCTGCTATCGCTTCCTCGCGCTGCTGGCGGTGCCGCTGGTGTTCGCGGTATCGAGCAGCTATTCGTTCCTGCTCGCGCTCGGCGACCCGTCCGGCTGGCATTCGACGGTGTTTCCGCCCTACTTCGTTGCCGGCGCAGTCTTTTCCGGCTTCGCGCTGGTGGCGATCATCGCCTGCAGCGTGCGCCACCTGCTGCACTTCGAGACGCTGATCACCCCACGTCACCTGGACATGCTCGGCAAGCTGCTGCTGGCCACCGGGCTGATGACCGCCTATGGCTATGTCGCCGACATCTTCGTGGCGTTCTATTCCGGGCGGCACCACGAGATCCTCGTCACCCAGGCGCGCCTGGGTGGCTACACCGCCTGGAGCTTCTGGCTGGCGATCCTGTGCAACGTAGTGATCCTGCAGGCGCTGTGGAGCCGCCGGGTACGCACCCGCCCGCGGCTGCTCTGCCTGGTCAGCGCGGCGGTGCTGGTGGGTATGTGGTGCGAACGCTACATGCTCATCGTCACGCCAGAGACGCACCCGCACATGCCGTCGATGAGCAGCGAGGCCTACCTGCCGACGGTCTGGGACTGGGCGCTGCTGGCCGGCACCTTTGGCCTGTTCCTCGTGCCGCTGCTGCTGTTCATCCGCTTCGTGCCGATGGTTTCGGCGATGGAAGTCAAGGAAGTGCTGCATCGCTATCGCGGAGGTGAGGATGGCTAAGCCGCTGTTCGGCCTGCTCGCCGACTTCGCCGATGCCGATGCCCTGCTCGCAGCCACGCGCGCCGCGCATCAGGCTGGCTACCGGCACATGGAGGCGTTCAGCCCCTTCCCGCTCGAGGCCATCGAGCCGCTGCTTGGCCACGATCATCGCGAGCCGATCCGCTGGGGCGTGGCCGGTGCGCTGTTTGGCGCGCTGGCCGGCTTCGGCCTGCAGATCTACGTCAACCTGGACTACCCGCTGGATATCGGCGGCCGCCCGCTGGTGGCGCTGCAAGCCTTTGCCGTGGTCGGCTTTCTGCTGATGATCCTGTTCGCCGGCCTGTTTGCGGTGTTCGGCCTGCTGCTGGCCTGCCGCCTGCCGCTGCTGCACCACCCGCTGTTCGAAGCGGAGAGCTTTCGCCGCGCCTCGGACGACCGCTTCCTGCTGTGCATCTATGCCGAGGACCCGCTGTTCGACCCCGGCACGACGCTGCTCTGGCTGTCGCAGCGGGCGGTCTCGGTAACGGAGATCGAACCCTGATGCGCGTTCTCATCCTGCTGATGCTGCTGGCACTGGCCGGCTGCGATGACATGGCGCGCCAGGAAAAGCTCAAGGCTCAGGGCAGCGCCAGGGTATTCGCCAACGGAGCAGTGAACCAGGCTCCGCCAGCGTTCACCGTGGCCCGCGGCGATCTGGCCCGCGAGGCCCGCCTGTACAGGCGCCCGCCGATGAGCCGGGCGCTGCTCGAGCGCGGCCGCGAGCGCTTCGACATCTTCTGCTCGCCGTGCCACGGCCTGCTCGGCAACGGCGAGGGCGTGGTGGTGCAACGTGGCTTCCCGAAGCCGCCAGACCTGGCTGCGGCGCGCCTGCGCGAGGCGCCGGACCGGCATTACATCGAGGTCATCAGCCATGGCTACGGGCAGATGTACAGCTACGCCAGCCGCATCCCCCCAGCCGATCGCTGGGCCATCGTCGCCTATGTGCGAGCGCTGCAGCGCAGCCAGGGCGTGCCGCTGGAGCAACTGAGCGCGGCGCAACGTCGGCGCCTGGAGGGCCGGCCATGAACCTGCGCATGCTTGCCTGGCCGGCCGTA is part of the Stutzerimonas balearica DSM 6083 genome and harbors:
- a CDS encoding TAT-variant-translocated molybdopterin oxidoreductase, giving the protein MSRRDPLDFAAIGRRLAEERGPTYWRSLEELAEDPSFVTFCEAEFPSVAPQLDRRRFLQLMGASLAFGGLAACGKAPETAVPYVEQPELIVPGETRLYATAVDFAGYLQPVLGRTQAGRPTKLEGNSDHPACRGAASAITQAAILQLYDPDRSQAPRYKGRDASWEAFLGEAAGWRERWDASAGQGLHLLLGASSSPTLARELERWLARWPQARLYRFEPYEGRHYAAAEQAFGRPLERHLHLEKAELLLCFEDDLLGSGPQQVLHASRWGERRRAAAEGRGQALLIAVESCPSLTGAKASERRIANGAEQNRLLRALLAEIDDGPAPELAADEQHWVRRMAAALRAHAGRCLVSAGARSDAAPQAAVYRLNDRLGNLGHTLSFSAPLQQLEIGGQPLGDLGQLCAALSAGEVQSLLALDCNPAYQAPAEAAFAAALEALPWCLHAGQYYDETASHSHWHLPLSHPLEAWHDGLAADGTPCLGQPLIEPLHATRSASELLALLRGEPTADSHAQLRETWQSLDEAAWRAALERGFIEGRQPTPVAVSAAPVALPAVEAPGGYEVLIRPDEAIWDGRFANLGWLQELPRPLSKLTWSNAVAIAPRQAERLGLRNGDRVRVEVDGGAIEGAVILAPGQHPDVLEVRAGYGRRRMGRVAVGQGFDVTPLRRLAEPWRREGARLAPLDGTVPLAITQMHHSMKAEQAPARRLPREVARQPATAAEQPSFYPATPAAPPPAGGPLGEPRWGMLIDLDQCIGCNACVVACQAENNVPVVGAEQVAAGRAMHWLRVDHYYEGSPEAPRSSFLPVPCMHCEHAPCEMGCPVNATVHGPEGLNQMVYNRCIGTRTCASYCPYKVRRFNWFDWTGDDPPLLQAQRNPNVTVRGRGVMEKCTYCVQRISEARIDARMGDRPIASQTLQTACQQTCPTQAIVFGDLSRADSGLHYQRETRRHYALLEELNTRPRTTYLAALEDGLPADETPEGRSDG
- the nrfD gene encoding NrfD/PsrC family molybdoenzyme membrane anchor subunit, with the translated sequence MADTPHFLPPQLPLGAVSELAIDTPLHFRHRASWWVAFAIGCALLGLFFLAVGNLLLRGVGIFGNNNSVNWGLPILNYMWWLGIGHAGTFISALLLLIDRPWRNSLNRLAELMTLLAVICAGIFPILHLGRPWLFYWSAPYPATMDVWPQFRSPTAWDFFAVLAYLLFSLLFLYVGAIPDFACARDRATRRVQQVVFGLLALGWRGAGSHWVRWRRCYRFLALLAVPLVFAVSSSYSFLLALGDPSGWHSTVFPPYFVAGAVFSGFALVAIIACSVRHLLHFETLITPRHLDMLGKLLLATGLMTAYGYVADIFVAFYSGRHHEILVTQARLGGYTAWSFWLAILCNVVILQALWSRRVRTRPRLLCLVSAAVLVGMWCERYMLIVTPETHPHMPSMSSEAYLPTVWDWALLAGTFGLFLVPLLLFIRFVPMVSAMEVKEVLHRYRGGEDG
- a CDS encoding DUF3341 domain-containing protein translates to MAKPLFGLLADFADADALLAATRAAHQAGYRHMEAFSPFPLEAIEPLLGHDHREPIRWGVAGALFGALAGFGLQIYVNLDYPLDIGGRPLVALQAFAVVGFLLMILFAGLFAVFGLLLACRLPLLHHPLFEAESFRRASDDRFLLCIYAEDPLFDPGTTLLWLSQRAVSVTEIEP
- a CDS encoding c-type cytochrome, with the protein product MRVLILLMLLALAGCDDMARQEKLKAQGSARVFANGAVNQAPPAFTVARGDLAREARLYRRPPMSRALLERGRERFDIFCSPCHGLLGNGEGVVVQRGFPKPPDLAAARLREAPDRHYIEVISHGYGQMYSYASRIPPADRWAIVAYVRALQRSQGVPLEQLSAAQRRRLEGRP